Within Bacteroidota bacterium, the genomic segment CTATTTAGCTTGCAATTTAAAAAATTCTTTAAAAATGCCACCCAGATTTGCTAAAGAAAGATCTTTTTCTGTAGTCTCTTATCTTTAACTGCTTCTTTTTGTGTATAATACGATCAATAGTATTATTGATCATGCAAATTATTTCTGTCATAAAAATATTTAAAATTAAATTAATATTTAGATAAAAATATCCAAATCCCAGAAGATTGCCTCAACACTGCATGCCAAGAGCGTTTATTTATATATTTGCACAATAAAATATTTCACGATGACTAAAAGAGTACGTGTAAGATTTGCTCCAAGCCCGACTGGACCTTTACATATTGGTGGTGTTAGAACTGCAATATTTAATTATTTATTTGCTAAAAAGCATGCTGGGGACTTTATTCTAAGAATTGAAGATACAGATCAAAACAGATACGTTCCGGGAGCGGAAGAATACATTATCCAAGCTTTACATTGGCTTGGAATTGATCCTAATGAAGGAATAGAGCAAGGCGGTCAATTTGGTCCCTATCGCCAATCAGAACGTAAAACCATATATAAACAATATGCAGATCAATTAATACAAAAGGGTCATGCATACTATGCTTTTGATACCTCCGAAGAGCTAGACCTAATGCGTGAACTACTACAAAGTGAGAAGAATCCAGTTCAGCAATACAACGCAATTACGCGTATAAATATGAAAAACTCATTAACCCTTTCATCTCAAATTGTTGAACAAAAACTTTCTAATAAAGAGCCTTATGTTATAAGATTAAAACTACCTGATGATGAGGTTATAACTTTTAATGATACGGTTTTGGGTGAATTTAATTTTCATTCCTCTCAATTAGATGACAAGATTTTATTTAAATCCGATGGAATGCCAACTTATCATCTAGCTAACGTTGTCGACGATCATTTAATGCAAATTACCCATGTTATACGAGGCTCAGAATGGACAAATTCTACCCCTTCACATATTTTACTATATAAGTACTTTGGCTGGGAGAAAGAAATGCCTCTCTTCTCACATCTGCCACTTTTACTTAAACCGGACGGAAAAGGTAAATTAAGTAAGCGTGACGGTGATCGTTTAGGATTTCCAGTATTTCCCTTAGATTGGGTTAATTCAGACACTTACGAAAAATCTTCAGGCTTCCGTGAAGCCGGTTATTTTCCGGAAGCTTTTTTAAACTTTTTGGTATTACTCGGTTGGAATCCTGGTATCAATCAGGAAATATTTACTAAAGAACAACTAATACAATTATTTAGTCTTGATCGTATAGGTAAATCAGGTTCAAAATTTGATCTGGAGAAAGCTAAATGGTTTAATCATCAGTACTTACAAAAAAAATCCAGTATAGAAATAGCTTCTATTTTTTCAACAATCTTAGAGGAAAAAGGCATCAACTCAATTGAATTTCCAATCCTAAAAATAATAGATCTTATCAAAGATCGGGCAACTTTCATATCAGATTTTTGGGAGCTGACCCATTACTTTTTCCAAGCACCAATTAGCTATGATCCACAAATTATTAAGAAACGCTGGAAAGAGGATACCCCACAAATGTTAGAAGAAATAATACTACTCATATCAAACATACAAGAATTCAATCCAATTGCCTTAGAGAGTGCTTTTAAACAACATATTGAGGAAAAACAATATAATATGGGACAAGTGTTGAATACATTAAGATTGTCTTTAGTTGGCTCATCTCAAGGTCCATCAGTGTTTGAAATAGCCCATATTCTAACTGCAGATGAGACAGTTAGGAGAATTAGAAAAGCAATTCAACAAATAAATTAGAACATATATGTCAATCATATCAATTGAAGGAATGGAGTTTTTTGCTTATCATGGTTGTTTTAAGGAAGAGCAAATTATAGGTACAAAATTTATTGTTGACCTTTTCATTGAGACTGAAACAAGTCTTGCTGAAGAAACAGATGATTTAACAAAAACAATAAATTACCTAGAAGTTTATTCGATTGTTAAAAAAGAGATGGAAATTAAATCAAAACTTTTAGAAAATGCCGGGAGACGAATATTAAGCTCCCTAAAACATAATTTTCCGAATACTAAAAATATGACTGTTAAAATT encodes:
- the folB gene encoding dihydroneopterin aldolase; this translates as MSIISIEGMEFFAYHGCFKEEQIIGTKFIVDLFIETETSLAEETDDLTKTINYLEVYSIVKKEMEIKSKLLENAGRRILSSLKHNFPNTKNMTVKISKLNPPLGGKIKNVSLTIKL
- a CDS encoding glutamate--tRNA ligase, whose product is MTKRVRVRFAPSPTGPLHIGGVRTAIFNYLFAKKHAGDFILRIEDTDQNRYVPGAEEYIIQALHWLGIDPNEGIEQGGQFGPYRQSERKTIYKQYADQLIQKGHAYYAFDTSEELDLMRELLQSEKNPVQQYNAITRINMKNSLTLSSQIVEQKLSNKEPYVIRLKLPDDEVITFNDTVLGEFNFHSSQLDDKILFKSDGMPTYHLANVVDDHLMQITHVIRGSEWTNSTPSHILLYKYFGWEKEMPLFSHLPLLLKPDGKGKLSKRDGDRLGFPVFPLDWVNSDTYEKSSGFREAGYFPEAFLNFLVLLGWNPGINQEIFTKEQLIQLFSLDRIGKSGSKFDLEKAKWFNHQYLQKKSSIEIASIFSTILEEKGINSIEFPILKIIDLIKDRATFISDFWELTHYFFQAPISYDPQIIKKRWKEDTPQMLEEIILLISNIQEFNPIALESAFKQHIEEKQYNMGQVLNTLRLSLVGSSQGPSVFEIAHILTADETVRRIRKAIQQIN